The following are encoded together in the Planctomycetia bacterium genome:
- a CDS encoding metallopeptidase family protein, whose translation MTEEPFMSMDEFCRLAKEAVEQLPDEFQEWMENVVVDVRENPSRRQLKSVGLDPEEETLLGLFEGRPVTDMPEVIGDAIGDWQPNRVWLFKQPIEEACRSREEVAYEIKRTIIHELAHHFGWSEEDLDEFESQPNPFDKDHEDDDQ comes from the coding sequence ATGACCGAAGAGCCGTTCATGTCGATGGATGAATTCTGCCGCTTGGCGAAAGAAGCGGTCGAGCAGTTGCCCGACGAGTTTCAAGAGTGGATGGAGAACGTCGTCGTCGATGTGCGCGAGAATCCCTCGCGAAGGCAATTGAAAAGCGTCGGACTCGATCCGGAAGAAGAAACGTTGCTCGGCCTTTTCGAGGGAAGGCCGGTGACGGACATGCCCGAAGTCATCGGCGACGCGATCGGCGATTGGCAGCCGAATCGGGTTTGGTTGTTCAAACAACCGATCGAAGAGGCCTGCCGCTCACGCGAAGAAGTCGCCTACGAGATCAAGCGAACGATCATTCACGAACTTGCACACCACTTCGGCTGGTCGGAAGAAGACTTAGACGAGTTCGAGTCGCAGCCGAATCCGTTCGACAAAGATCATGAAGACGATGATCAGTGA
- a CDS encoding ABC transporter substrate-binding protein, protein MATAAKTTIRVGHSPDPDDAFMFHALASGKIDTGPYEFVHELVDIETLNRRALQGELELSAVSIHGYAYLTDKYALCPCGASMGDRYGPMVIATKKYTLDELKKLTIAVPGTLTSAYLSLRLCLGNDFSFVVVPFDRIFEAVEAGVWDGKKVDAGLIIHEGQLTYGDRKLELCVDLGEWWFQETGLPLPLGGNVIRKDLGPAAMREVNRLMKASIEYGLKHRKDALDHALQYGRDLNREQADKFVGMYVNDWTVDWGPRGREAVALLLRRGFETGVIPKLVVPEFID, encoded by the coding sequence ATGGCCACGGCCGCAAAAACCACGATTCGCGTCGGACATAGTCCGGATCCCGACGATGCCTTCATGTTCCATGCCTTGGCCTCGGGCAAGATCGATACCGGCCCCTACGAATTCGTCCATGAGCTGGTCGACATCGAGACGCTGAACCGGCGGGCCTTGCAGGGCGAGCTCGAACTCTCGGCCGTCAGTATCCACGGCTATGCGTATCTCACCGACAAGTATGCTTTGTGCCCTTGCGGCGCGAGCATGGGAGACCGCTATGGGCCGATGGTGATCGCGACGAAGAAGTACACCCTCGACGAGTTGAAGAAGCTGACGATCGCCGTGCCGGGTACATTGACCTCGGCGTATCTTTCGCTTCGGCTCTGCCTAGGCAATGATTTCTCGTTCGTCGTCGTGCCGTTCGATCGGATCTTCGAAGCAGTCGAAGCCGGCGTTTGGGACGGCAAGAAAGTCGATGCCGGGCTCATCATTCACGAAGGCCAACTCACCTACGGCGACCGGAAGCTGGAACTCTGCGTCGACCTCGGCGAGTGGTGGTTTCAAGAGACGGGATTGCCGCTGCCGCTCGGCGGCAACGTGATCCGCAAGGATCTCGGCCCCGCGGCGATGCGCGAAGTGAATCGGTTGATGAAGGCCAGCATCGAGTATGGCCTGAAACATCGCAAAGACGCCCTCGACCATGCCCTGCAATACGGCCGCGACCTGAATCGCGAACAGGCCGATAAGTTCGTCGGCATGTACGTCAACGATTGGACGGTCGATTGGGGGCCGCGCGGTCGCGAAGCCGTGGCGCTCTTGTTGCGCCGCGGGTTCGAGACCGGCGTGATCCCGAAACTGGTCGTGCCTGAGTTTATCGACTAA
- a CDS encoding ammonium transporter, translating to MKKVKRILNVTLARSAMSMVIVLACLWLVGPSAKAQTPVTDELATKIATLTVGLDTVWVMVCGMMVFFMNLGFGCVESGFARAKNTVNILSKNFVVFAVTSIFYWLIGWGLMFGGDNGVAGADDYVGKTGLWMVTGADNSPATLADYKGDYGAINWTGVPLWCKFFFQLVFAGTAATIVSGAVAERIKYLSFIVFSALMAVVMYPVTGHWIWGGGWLADAGFWDFAGCAVVHSVGGWAAMTGAYVLGPRIGKYGPDGKVNAIPGHNMTAAFIGCLVLWLGWFGFNPGSTMGVGDGSLLSKIAVNTNAAGAIATLTATATAWIVLGKPDLGMTINGCLAGLVAITAPCAWVSMNDSLIIGAVAGVFVVFSVIFFDRIRCDDPVGATSVHLGCGTLGCIAVGLFAEIPAEGALAPAAGLFHGGGTTQLIAQLKGIAAVGVYTVVVSTICWLIIKYTIGLRVSAEEEIEGLDVGEHGHTAYHGFVMGSPEGH from the coding sequence ATGAAGAAAGTGAAGAGAATCTTAAACGTAACGCTTGCGCGATCAGCCATGAGCATGGTGATCGTGTTGGCGTGCCTTTGGCTGGTCGGCCCTTCGGCAAAAGCTCAAACACCGGTCACCGACGAACTAGCCACGAAGATCGCTACCCTCACCGTCGGTCTCGATACCGTTTGGGTCATGGTCTGCGGCATGATGGTGTTCTTCATGAACCTTGGGTTCGGCTGCGTCGAATCCGGTTTTGCCCGCGCTAAGAACACGGTCAACATTCTGTCGAAGAACTTCGTCGTGTTCGCCGTGACCTCGATCTTCTACTGGCTCATCGGTTGGGGCCTCATGTTCGGCGGCGACAACGGTGTTGCCGGTGCCGACGATTACGTCGGCAAGACCGGTCTCTGGATGGTCACGGGAGCCGACAACAGCCCTGCGACCTTGGCCGACTACAAGGGAGACTACGGCGCCATCAATTGGACCGGCGTTCCTCTCTGGTGCAAGTTCTTCTTCCAACTCGTGTTCGCCGGAACCGCTGCGACCATCGTGTCGGGTGCCGTGGCCGAACGGATCAAGTACCTCTCGTTTATCGTCTTCAGTGCTCTGATGGCCGTGGTCATGTATCCCGTTACCGGTCACTGGATATGGGGCGGTGGTTGGCTTGCCGACGCCGGTTTCTGGGACTTCGCCGGTTGCGCGGTCGTCCACTCCGTCGGCGGTTGGGCCGCTATGACGGGTGCTTACGTGCTCGGCCCTCGTATCGGTAAGTACGGGCCTGACGGCAAGGTCAATGCTATTCCGGGCCACAACATGACGGCCGCCTTCATCGGCTGTTTGGTCCTCTGGCTCGGTTGGTTCGGATTCAATCCGGGGAGCACGATGGGGGTCGGTGATGGTTCGTTGCTCTCGAAGATCGCGGTCAACACGAATGCCGCCGGCGCCATTGCTACGCTCACCGCCACCGCCACGGCTTGGATCGTGCTCGGAAAGCCCGATCTCGGTATGACGATCAACGGCTGCTTGGCCGGCTTGGTCGCGATCACGGCTCCTTGTGCTTGGGTCTCGATGAACGACTCGCTGATCATCGGTGCCGTTGCCGGTGTGTTCGTCGTCTTCTCGGTTATCTTCTTCGACAGAATCCGCTGCGACGATCCGGTCGGCGCGACGAGCGTTCACTTGGGTTGTGGAACTTTGGGATGTATTGCCGTCGGTCTGTTTGCGGAAATTCCGGCAGAAGGTGCTTTGGCTCCGGCTGCGGGCTTGTTCCACGGCGGTGGTACGACGCAACTCATCGCTCAGCTTAAGGGTATCGCTGCGGTCGGCGTCTATACGGTCGTCGTCTCGACGATCTGCTGGTTGATCATCAAGTACACGATCGGCCTCCGTGTCTCGGCTGAAGAAGAAATCGAAGGCCTCGACGTCGGCGAACACGGCCACACGGCTTACCACGGCTTCGTCATGGGGAGCCCGGAAGGTCACTAG
- the ispG gene encoding (E)-4-hydroxy-3-methylbut-2-enyl-diphosphate synthase, with protein sequence MQLPRNPTRAVKIGTCTVGGGNPIAVQSMTATHTQDVAATVGQAEDLLAAGADIVRIACDSTKDADALAEIRKQTRANLSVDLQENYRLCVQVAPSVDKIRYNPGHLYHHERTKPWQDKVRFIAETAAAHDCALRVGVNCGSVDPDKLGKFPEHDSISPMLASAWEHCELLDKIGFTRYVVSLKDSDPAKVIEVNKRFAAQRPDVPLHLGVTEAGLPPDGIIKTRIAFEQLVSKGIGDTIRVSLTVPNSRKSEEIAAGRGILADIAAGRVRSFVDFGLKAMNIISCPSCSRVENEAFIELAQQVKEMTSYAQEHKITIAVMGCRVNGPGETDDADLGLWCGPTHVNLKRRSVELGAFKYDEILPKLKAELDQLITTRPQSA encoded by the coding sequence TTGCAATTGCCGCGCAACCCCACTCGGGCCGTTAAGATAGGAACCTGCACGGTAGGCGGCGGGAACCCGATCGCCGTGCAGAGCATGACCGCGACGCATACGCAAGATGTCGCCGCGACGGTCGGCCAAGCCGAAGACCTACTCGCGGCCGGTGCCGACATCGTCCGCATCGCCTGCGACAGTACGAAAGACGCCGACGCGCTGGCCGAAATCCGGAAGCAAACGCGGGCGAATCTTTCGGTCGATTTGCAAGAGAACTATCGCCTTTGCGTTCAGGTAGCGCCGAGCGTCGATAAGATTCGCTATAACCCCGGCCATCTCTATCACCATGAGCGCACGAAGCCCTGGCAAGACAAGGTGCGCTTCATCGCCGAGACCGCTGCGGCCCACGATTGCGCGCTGCGCGTCGGCGTGAACTGCGGCTCGGTCGATCCCGACAAGCTCGGCAAGTTTCCGGAGCACGACTCCATTTCACCGATGCTCGCCAGCGCTTGGGAACATTGCGAGTTGCTCGACAAGATCGGCTTCACGCGCTACGTCGTGTCGTTGAAGGATTCCGATCCCGCCAAAGTGATCGAAGTCAACAAGCGGTTCGCGGCCCAGCGACCCGACGTGCCGCTGCATCTCGGCGTCACCGAGGCCGGCCTTCCGCCCGATGGGATCATTAAGACCCGCATCGCGTTCGAGCAACTCGTGAGCAAGGGCATCGGCGATACGATTCGGGTGTCGCTCACCGTGCCGAACTCGCGCAAAAGCGAAGAGATCGCGGCCGGGCGAGGCATCTTGGCCGACATCGCCGCCGGGCGCGTGCGCAGCTTCGTCGACTTCGGCTTGAAGGCGATGAACATCATTAGCTGCCCGAGTTGCTCGCGTGTCGAAAACGAAGCCTTCATCGAACTTGCGCAGCAAGTGAAAGAAATGACGAGCTACGCGCAGGAACATAAGATCACGATCGCCGTGATGGGATGCCGCGTGAACGGGCCGGGCGAGACCGACGACGCCGACCTCGGTCTCTGGTGCGGGCCGACGCATGTGAACCTCAAACGAAGAAGCGTCGAACTCGGCGCATTCAAATACGACGAGATCTTGCCGAAGCTCAAGGCCGAGCTCGATCAATTGATCACCACTCGTCCGCAATCGGCTTAG
- a CDS encoding GTP-binding DUF697 domain-containing protein produces MGKPKQLFKKVWEQFASPKVSEAELERCLKEVWHTLPVPVFWLLGKTQSGKTSLIRALTENTRAEIGNGIRPCTATAREYPFPSEEDCILRFLDTRGLGEVNYDPAQEIALFQDQAHLLIVVMKAMDHAQQAVMEAIKQIHAARPQWPILVIQTTLHEGYLSREQQHLDPYPYRGTTFPPQVPDGLARSLLTQRKLFEQAGIPAKFVPVDFTLPDDGYEPTDYGLEALWEAIEELLPLGLRSMLQQYEQVRKSLRDVHLRAAHPHVLSYAVAAGAAATVPVPMVDVPLVLAIQAKMFHTIASIYHQEFDVKQVGEVLGGLGVGFLGRLGGRELLKVIPGYGSAISAVYSGASTYALGLTLCFYFSRVRDGNVPDQAEFRKIYDDHFQEGRRRLHAYLDRLRSKPKATR; encoded by the coding sequence ATGGGAAAACCCAAACAGCTATTCAAAAAAGTCTGGGAGCAGTTTGCGTCTCCTAAGGTGAGCGAAGCCGAGTTGGAACGATGCCTCAAAGAGGTGTGGCACACCTTGCCCGTGCCGGTCTTTTGGCTGCTCGGTAAGACGCAATCGGGAAAGACGTCGCTCATTCGCGCATTGACGGAAAACACGCGCGCCGAAATCGGCAACGGTATTCGTCCTTGCACGGCCACGGCACGGGAGTACCCTTTTCCGAGCGAAGAAGATTGCATCCTCCGGTTTCTCGATACGCGCGGCCTCGGCGAAGTGAACTACGACCCGGCGCAAGAGATTGCCCTATTTCAAGATCAGGCCCATCTGCTCATCGTCGTCATGAAGGCGATGGATCATGCGCAGCAAGCCGTGATGGAGGCGATCAAGCAAATCCACGCGGCCCGCCCTCAGTGGCCGATTCTCGTCATTCAAACGACGCTACACGAAGGTTATCTGTCTCGCGAACAGCAGCATCTAGACCCGTATCCCTACCGGGGGACGACTTTTCCGCCGCAAGTGCCGGATGGGTTGGCACGTTCGCTCCTGACGCAGCGCAAACTCTTCGAACAGGCCGGCATACCGGCTAAGTTCGTGCCGGTCGATTTCACCCTTCCCGACGACGGTTACGAGCCGACCGACTATGGGCTCGAAGCACTCTGGGAAGCGATCGAAGAACTCTTGCCGCTCGGTTTGCGCAGCATGTTGCAGCAATACGAGCAGGTCCGGAAAAGTCTGCGCGACGTTCATCTTCGTGCCGCGCATCCGCATGTTTTGTCGTATGCCGTAGCCGCCGGTGCCGCCGCAACCGTACCGGTGCCGATGGTCGACGTGCCGCTTGTGCTGGCGATTCAAGCGAAGATGTTTCATACGATCGCGTCGATCTATCATCAAGAGTTCGACGTCAAGCAGGTCGGAGAAGTGCTCGGTGGCCTCGGGGTCGGGTTTCTCGGGCGGCTCGGCGGACGTGAGTTGCTGAAGGTCATTCCCGGATACGGTTCGGCGATCTCCGCGGTCTACTCGGGAGCAAGCACCTACGCGCTCGGACTCACGCTCTGCTTCTATTTCAGCCGCGTTCGCGACGGCAACGTGCCCGACCAAGCCGAGTTCCGCAAAATCTACGACGATCATTTTCAAGAAGGTCGCCGACGGCTGCACGCTTATCTCGATCGCCTTCGCAGCAAGCCGAAGGCGACCCGATGA
- a CDS encoding PQQ-like beta-propeller repeat protein translates to MDTTAALSADGSRRKRFTPRARLLTILGVGGFVLAIIRLAPLPIDNAIRFVASEVLLLLVGVLLFVWSLQFVFTTRRSRFAVVGTAVFCLGALGAAFRLDFGGDMQQRFERRFWIKQLQARFGYGPKAVIHEAKLATTALVFDRSIDDSLTFLGPGRNGIYTERHGKLARDWSKTPPREVWRKKVGEGCSSFAIAGKYGFTQEQTEDKASEQVTCYDLTDGKLQWVHSDSPGYDWILGGLGPRATPTFHKGKLYALGSAGLLNCFDAATGNVLWSHNIVAEYEAPTPQWGRSSSPLIVDTKAHGEIVVVSAGGDQGRSLVAYGIADGRPVWHAGDEPTGYATPQLVTLGGVPQIVIVNFQTVAGHDPETGAVLWKYTDWNGSQPKVPQTIVVDDRRVFISAGYTVGCRMLEVTKEPSGEWKVDELWKATTLKPKFMNPIARDGVVYGLDDGAFLVCVALSDGKLKWRSKRGADYGHGQVILVDDLLIVQSEKGDVALVEAEPNKFEELGRFTALPEGRTWNVPVLWGKYLLVRNNKEAACYELPTE, encoded by the coding sequence GTGGATACGACCGCCGCCCTATCGGCCGACGGATCGCGTCGTAAGCGATTCACTCCTCGCGCTCGGTTGCTGACGATTCTCGGCGTGGGCGGCTTCGTGCTCGCGATCATTCGCCTCGCACCGCTTCCGATCGACAATGCGATCCGTTTTGTCGCGTCGGAAGTTCTCTTGCTGCTGGTCGGCGTTCTGCTGTTCGTTTGGAGCTTGCAGTTCGTCTTTACGACGCGCCGCAGCCGCTTCGCCGTCGTCGGAACCGCGGTCTTTTGCCTCGGTGCCCTAGGCGCGGCGTTTCGCCTCGATTTCGGCGGCGATATGCAGCAGCGGTTCGAGCGCCGTTTTTGGATCAAACAGCTTCAGGCGCGGTTCGGCTACGGCCCGAAGGCGGTGATTCACGAAGCCAAGCTGGCGACGACGGCGCTCGTGTTCGACCGATCGATCGACGACTCCCTGACGTTCCTCGGACCGGGTCGCAACGGCATCTATACCGAACGGCACGGCAAGCTGGCGCGAGATTGGTCGAAGACCCCGCCGCGCGAAGTCTGGCGCAAGAAAGTCGGCGAAGGTTGCTCGAGCTTCGCGATCGCCGGAAAATACGGCTTCACGCAAGAACAAACGGAAGACAAAGCCTCGGAGCAAGTCACTTGCTACGACCTGACCGACGGCAAGCTGCAATGGGTCCATTCCGATTCGCCCGGCTACGATTGGATTCTCGGCGGCTTAGGCCCGCGCGCCACGCCGACGTTTCACAAAGGGAAGCTCTACGCGCTCGGCTCGGCCGGATTGCTCAACTGCTTCGACGCCGCAACCGGTAACGTGCTGTGGTCGCATAATATCGTCGCCGAATACGAGGCTCCGACGCCGCAGTGGGGCCGGAGCTCGTCGCCGCTCATCGTCGACACCAAGGCGCATGGAGAAATCGTCGTCGTGAGCGCCGGCGGCGACCAAGGGCGCTCGCTCGTCGCCTACGGCATCGCCGACGGCCGCCCGGTGTGGCACGCCGGGGACGAACCGACCGGTTACGCGACGCCGCAACTCGTCACGCTCGGCGGCGTCCCGCAAATCGTGATCGTCAACTTCCAGACGGTCGCGGGTCACGATCCGGAAACCGGTGCCGTCCTCTGGAAATACACCGACTGGAACGGCTCGCAACCCAAAGTGCCGCAGACGATTGTCGTCGATGATCGCCGCGTCTTTATTTCCGCCGGTTATACCGTCGGTTGTCGCATGCTCGAAGTGACGAAGGAACCGTCGGGCGAGTGGAAAGTCGACGAACTTTGGAAGGCGACGACCTTGAAACCGAAGTTCATGAACCCGATAGCCCGCGACGGCGTCGTCTACGGGCTCGACGACGGCGCCTTTTTAGTTTGCGTCGCACTCTCCGACGGCAAGCTCAAGTGGCGCTCGAAGCGAGGCGCCGACTACGGGCACGGGCAAGTCATCCTCGTCGACGATCTACTGATCGTGCAAAGCGAAAAGGGAGACGTAGCGCTGGTCGAAGCCGAGCCCAATAAATTCGAAGAATTAGGCCGGTTCACCGCCTTGCCGGAAGGACGCACCTGGAACGTGCCGGTTCTTTGGGGCAAGTATTTGCTTGTGCGCAACAACAAGGAAGCGGCTTGCTACGAGCTGCCGACTGAGTAA
- a CDS encoding 50S ribosome-binding GTPase, with amino-acid sequence MKLKTQWSLLALFAALPYILLGVAGAWWLYVSGWWLWWASFAALVMLVGWPMMRWLQKRTPFSVSADVEPGENWSPAGRTAWADVERIASSMRAEDIPLDRPEPILNLAREVIDVVARQFHAKSKRPAFEIPVPHLLHIVELVTHDLRETFSAHIPGSHILTINDLIKLKKVAMYAPTLYRVYRIAALVINPTTALARELGNIAQTKMLNASADETKRWALQFAIRKTGFYAIELYSGHLALRGVEFAPYKTERSQRAIADEEQRNGVLQDEPLRILVLGQVKAGKSSLVNAMFGETRAAIDVVPRTKDVEPYLLERDGVRKAIILDTAGYEDASRTAEALDQAREEIARCDLVLLVVSAVSAARDADRRLLDEVRELFQRNPDAELPPLVVVLSHIDQVRPFREWNPPYDLVRPQNAKAQQIRDAVEATAADLQVAVERVIPVCLTEGARYNIEEGLLPAIVASLGAAERLKYLRCLREFKDEQYWRGLREQAANTGRVLLSVGKHLLNEVLEPPRPN; translated from the coding sequence ATGAAGTTAAAGACCCAATGGTCGCTGCTCGCGTTGTTCGCCGCGCTCCCTTACATCTTGCTCGGTGTCGCCGGAGCGTGGTGGCTCTACGTTTCCGGCTGGTGGCTCTGGTGGGCAAGCTTTGCGGCGCTCGTCATGCTCGTCGGTTGGCCGATGATGCGCTGGTTGCAGAAGCGGACCCCCTTCTCCGTTTCCGCAGACGTCGAGCCGGGTGAAAATTGGTCGCCGGCGGGTCGCACGGCTTGGGCCGATGTCGAACGTATCGCGTCGAGCATGCGTGCCGAAGACATTCCGCTCGACCGGCCCGAGCCGATATTGAACCTGGCGCGCGAAGTGATCGACGTCGTCGCGCGGCAATTTCATGCGAAGTCGAAACGGCCGGCGTTCGAGATTCCGGTGCCGCATCTGTTGCACATCGTCGAACTGGTGACGCACGACTTGCGCGAAACTTTCTCGGCTCATATCCCGGGCTCGCACATTCTGACGATCAACGACCTGATCAAGCTCAAGAAGGTCGCGATGTATGCGCCGACGTTATATCGTGTCTATCGCATCGCCGCCCTCGTCATCAACCCGACGACGGCGCTCGCTCGCGAGCTCGGTAATATCGCGCAGACGAAAATGCTCAACGCTTCCGCCGACGAGACGAAGCGTTGGGCCTTGCAGTTCGCGATTCGCAAGACAGGCTTTTACGCGATCGAGCTCTATAGCGGGCACCTCGCGTTGCGCGGCGTCGAGTTCGCTCCTTATAAAACGGAACGCTCGCAGCGCGCGATCGCCGACGAAGAGCAACGCAACGGGGTGCTCCAAGACGAGCCGTTGCGGATTCTCGTGCTCGGGCAAGTCAAAGCCGGCAAATCGAGCCTTGTCAACGCGATGTTCGGCGAAACGCGAGCCGCGATCGATGTCGTGCCCCGCACGAAAGACGTCGAGCCGTATCTCTTAGAACGCGACGGGGTTCGCAAGGCGATCATCCTCGATACCGCGGGCTACGAAGATGCTTCGCGCACCGCCGAAGCGCTCGACCAAGCGCGCGAAGAGATTGCGCGCTGCGATCTGGTGTTGCTTGTCGTCTCGGCAGTCAGCGCGGCTCGCGATGCCGATCGTCGACTGCTCGACGAAGTGCGCGAACTGTTTCAACGTAACCCCGATGCGGAGTTGCCGCCGCTGGTCGTCGTGCTTTCGCATATCGATCAAGTTCGGCCGTTTCGCGAATGGAATCCGCCGTACGATCTCGTTCGTCCGCAGAACGCCAAGGCGCAGCAAATTCGCGATGCCGTCGAAGCAACCGCGGCCGATCTTCAAGTCGCCGTCGAGCGTGTGATTCCGGTCTGTCTCACAGAAGGAGCACGCTACAACATCGAAGAGGGTCTGTTGCCCGCCATCGTCGCTTCGCTCGGAGCCGCCGAACGGTTGAAGTATTTGCGCTGCTTGCGCGAGTTCAAAGACGAGCAATATTGGCGCGGCCTGCGCGAACAAGCGGCGAATACAGGCCGTGTGTTGCTGAGCGTCGGCAAGCACCTGCTGAATGAAGTCCTCGAGCCGCCACGACCAAATTAG